TCGCCGCCGCGATCTTCGTCCTGTCCGACAACGCCCGAATGGCCGCCTAGCGCCGCCTCCACCGCATGCTCGGTGCAGGCGCGGATCAGGTCGAGATCGGCAGCGTTAGCGGGGGCTGAGCGCGAAAAATAGCCGCTTTTCTGGACCAGCACTTTTTCCGCGCCCAATTCGCTTGCAAAGCGATCCGCGAACCATTTGCCCGGATTAATCTTGTCGAGCTTCACATGGCCGAAGGCATCGCGCGGCACTTCTTCGCCCGCTTCCTCCATCACCGAGACGATCTCGCGCGAGCCTGCGCCTTCGGAAATGAAGAGATTTACCCCGTCCTGCTCGTCCATGATCGCAGAGAGCCGATCAACCTCGCGTGTCAGCTCAAATGAGCGTTCGGGCACATAGACACCGTGCACGTCCCAGCGCGCTGCGGCATTGTCGACCCACTCGGCGAACGGCGCGGTCTTGACCCATTCATGGTGCGCATGTGCGGTCGCCGCGGTCAGCCATCCGCAATTGCGCCCCATGACCTCGTGCACGATGAGCATGCGCGGATTGGCCGAATGTTCGGCGATGATGTTGCGGGCAAAGATCGCACCCTGCTCCGCAGCCGTCCACGCGCCGAGCGTTTGGCGGATCGGAATCACGTCGTTGTCGATCGTCTTGGGCAGGCCAACCACGGTCAGAGGATAGCCGTTTGCATGAAGGTAAGCTGCAAGATCAGCAGCGGCGGTATTGGTGTCGTCGCCGCCGATCGTGTGGAGGATATCGACCCCGTCGCGGGTCAGCTGCTCCGCTGCAACCTTGAGCGGGTCTTCGCCCGGCTGGACAAGTCCGCGCTTCTCGCAATCCTCTACATTGGTAAGCTTCACGCGGCTGTTTCCGATTGGACTTCCGCCGAAAGCGTGGAGCCGCCCCGCATCGGCACGGACCTGCGGAGACGCCTCGACCCAATTGCCGGTCAACAGCCCCGCATAGCCATTACGATAGGCGATGATGCGAATGTCGGGCGCGACCGCAGTGTAGCACTCGATCAGTCCGCCAACGGCAGAGCTCAGGCACGGCGCAAGACCGCCTGCGGTGAGCATGGCAACGGTTTTCACTGGCATGAGCGTATCATGCGCTTTTGGAGATGCTTTCGCCAGCGCAGGCGCGAAGGCATACGTATGCCGCTCAGCCGAAGCCGCCCGCCGCCTCGCCGGGCTTGAAGCGGATGAGGCGGCTGTCGGTCAGCGCAGCGGTGCGGTTCACGACCGCCTTTTGGTACTCGGGGTCCTTGATCATCTCGAAGAACGCGCCGCTGTTGGGGTATTGCGCGACGAAGCCGTCGTGCCAGATCTTGTCATCTGGCCCGGTGACCATCGTCTGGAACGCGCCGCGCCACACGATCGAACCACCGACGCGGGCGAAGATCGGCCCCGAAGTCTTGCCATATTCCTCGTAGGCGCGCCTGCCCGACCAGCCATTGCCGTGGTGCTCGTGCCCTTCGGGATATTCCGCGAGATCGCGGTAGAGCAGCAGGTTGAGCATGTGGATCGGCTCGTCGCGCGGCAAGTCCTTGAACGCCTGGAAATTGGCGGGCGACGGATCGATATAGACCTCGCTCATTCCGCCGCCTCCAGTTTGTAGTCGGCGAAGCGGTCACGCAGGTCCTTCTTGGAAATCTTCCCCGTAGCGGTGTGCGGAATGTCGTCGACGAATTCGACGGCATCGGGCAGCCACCACTTGGCCACCTGCGGCTTCAGATGTTCGATGATTTCTTCCGCAGTCACCTCCGCGCCCTCTTTCTTGACGACGAACAGGACCGGGCGCTCGTCCCATTTGGGGTGCGGCATGCCGACACAGGCGGCCTCGGCAACGGCGGGGTGACCGACGGCGGCGTTTTCGAGCTCGACCGAACTGATCCATTCGCCGCCCGACTTGATCACGTCCTTGGTCCGGTCGGTCAGTTGCAGCGTCCCGTCGGGATGGATGATGCCGACATCGCCGGTGTCGAACCAGCCTTCGTTGTTCACCGCGTCCTCTTCGGCCTTGAAGTAGCGCTTGATGATCCACGGCCCGCGAATCTGGAGCGCGCCGGATGTCTTGCCGTCACGCGGCAGCTCGGTGACCATGTCGTCGAGATCGACCGTGCGCAATTCGACACCGAAGATCGGGCGACCCTGCATCGCGGTCTTGTCGACCTTCTCCTCGAAGCTGAGCTCGTCCCAGTCCCAGGTCGGACCGCCGACCGTGCCGATGGGGCTGGTCTCGGTCATGCCCCAGGCGTGCTGGACGCGCGTTCCGTTCTTCATCAACCGCTCGATCATGAAACGCGGGCAGGCCGATCCACCGATCGTTGCGGCCTTGAGCGGCGGCAAATCGAGATTGTTCGCGTCGCAATACTGGAAATGCGCCAGCCACACGGTCGGGACGCCCGCGCTGTCGGTCACCTTTTCGCGCAGCATCAATTCATGCAGCACGGCAGGATCGTTGACCGCGGAAAACACGAACTTGATCCCCGCCATCGCGCCCGCATAGGGCAGCCCCCAGCTTGCCGCGTGGAACATCGGGACCACCGGCAGCATTACCGATGCGCTCGAGAAGTTGAACGCGGCAGGCTGCAGGCCCGCGAGCGCGTGGAGCACCGTCGAGCGGTGTTCGTATTGCACGCCCTTGGGATTGCCCGTGGTGCCGGAGGTGTAGCAGATCATGCAAGGATCGGTTTCCGGCCCGGTCACCCATTCGAAATCGCCGTCTTCCGCGCCGATCCAGTCTTCGAAGGCGGGCGAATACTCGCCGCTGTCATAGCAGATGTAATGCTCCACCGTGTTCCAGCGGGCTTTCATCTTGTCGACGATCGGCTGGAAGGCCGCATCGTAAAGCAGCACCTTATCCTCGGCGTGGTTGACGATATATTCGAGCTGGTCGTCGAACAGGCGCGGGTTCACCGTGTGCAGCACCCCGCCCATCCCGGCAACGCCGTACCAGCTCACGAGGTGGCGCGAGTGGTTCATCGCCAGGCTGGCGACGCGTTCGCCCGGCTTCACCCCAAGCTTTTGCAATGCCTGCGCCATCTTCAGCGCATCGGCTCTGATGCCCGCCCAGTTGGTGCGCGTCTCGCTGCCATCGGCCCAGCGCGTCACGATCTCGCGCGGGCCTGATTCGCGCGCCGCGTGATCGATCACGCTGGTAATGCGCATCGAAAATTCCTGCATCGCGCCGAGCTTGCCTGCGGTCATTCTGTTTCTCTCCCAATCGGTTTTATTCTCGAACGCATTCATGCCGCCCTAAGGATTGCTTTGCAATCGCTAGTAATGGGGAGAATGGAGTCGCCTGTCAGGCGACGAGGCGCAGGCTAGCGCGGCCACGGACCGGTACGAGTTCGACGCGCTCGATGCCCTCTATATCGGCGATCCTTTCGGCCAGGTCACCGTCAAGGATGAAATTGCGACCAAGGCGGACCATCGCCTCCTCGTCCGTGCCGAGTATCAGGCGAACCATAACCTCGCCCGGCGCGTCTTCACCGGTTGCGAGTTCGAGCTTCATTTCCTTGAGTGCCTGAATGCTGAGGATATCGGCACGCAGGAGCATCGGAGTGCTGCCGCTGACGGAGGCAAGCGGGGTCGCCCCGCGAACTGTCAGCCGCGGAGGCTCGCCCGGGTTGGGCGAATCGAGTTCGACATTGAGCAGTAGGCAGGTGCCCTCCGCCGCCCAGCGCTCGAATTCGCCAACGAGCGATTCCTCGAAGCACGCCGCCGAGAACTGGCCCGAGGCATCGGAGAAATCCGCCCGCACGAATTCGCCGCCACGCCTTGTTCGCGCCTTGCTCATGCCTTCGACCATCACCGCCATGACCGCGCTGCCCCGCCCCCCGGCAGGCGCGCCCGCCTCCATCAGGCTCTGATAGGTCCGCGCCCCGCGTGCGGATGCGACATCGCGGTATTGCTGGACCGGATGGGCCGAGAAATAGAACCCGAAATTCTCGCGTTCCTTTGCCATCTGCTCGGTGCGAGACCACGGCTCGGTCGGTTGGAGCCGGAGCGAGTCCTCGGGCGCATCCTCGCCTCCGAACAGACCGCCCTGCCCGCTCGAACGTTCGCGCATCGCGGCGTCGGCAGTGGCGAGCAAGAGATCTGCATTGGCAAACAGAAGAGCCCTGTCGGGTTCAAGCCCGTCAAGCGCGCCCGCACAAATCAGACCATCCAATTGCCGCCGGTTCATCGAACCTTGCGGCAAGCGCTCGAAGAAGTCCTTGAGGCTTTCGAACGGCCCGTTCGCCTCGCGCTCGGCGACGATCGCCTCCATCGCCTTTTCTCCGACATTGCGGATTCCTGCGAGCGCGTATCGCACCGCATAGCCGTGATCGGTCTGTTCGACGGTGAAGCGCGCTTCGGAGGCGTTGACGTCGGGCGGGAGCACCTCAATCCCGCCTTCGCTCTCCTTGGCGCTAGGCGGTTTGTAGCGCCGCGCATCGTCGACGAAGACGCTCAGTTTTTCCGACTGGTGGAGGTCGAAACACATCGAGGCGGCGTAGAACTCTTCCGGGTAGTGCGCCTTGAGCCATGCGGTCTGGTAGGCGAGCAGCGCATAGGCGGCTGCGTGCGACTTGTTGAAGCCGTAGCCTGCAAACTTGTCGATCAAGTCGAACAGCTCGTTCGCCTGCTTGGCTTCGATCCCCGAGACTTCACGGCACCCGTCGACGAAGCGCTGGCGCTGCGCGTCCATTTCCGCCTGCACCTTCTTGCCCATAGCGCGGCGCAACAGGTCTGCATCGCCGAGCGAATATCCGGCGAGGATCTGCGCCGCCTGCATCACCTGTTCCTGGTAGACGAAGATGCCGTAGGTCTCGGCCAGGATGCCTTCGAGCTTGGGGTGCGGATATTCGATCGGCACTTCGCCCGCCTTGCGCTGGCCGAACAGCGGGATGTTGTCCATCGGACCCGGGCGGTAGAGCGAGACGAGCGCGATGATGTCGCCGAAATTGCTCGGCTTCACCGCCTTGAGCGTGCGCCGCATGCCTTCCGATTCCAGCTGGAACACGCCGACCGTGTTACCATCCTGCATAAGGTCATAGACCGCCTTGTCGTCGAGCGGCAGCGCGCCGAGGTCGATTCCGATCCCGCGCAGTTCCAGAAGGTCGACCGCCTTGCGCAACACCGACAGCGTCTTGAGGCCGAGGAAGTCGAATTTGACGAGGCCGGAGCTTTCGACATTCTTCATGTCGTATTGCGTCACCGGCATGTCCGAACGCGGATCGCGGTAGAGCGGGACGAGCTGCGACAGCGGCCGGTCACCGATCACCACGCCCGCCGCATGGGTCGAAGAATTCCGCGGCAGTCCTTCGAGCTCCATTGCGAGATCGACGAGCCGCTTCACCTCGTTGTCGTTGTCGTATTCGTTCTTGAAATCGGCTGCGCCATTGAGCGCACGCGGCAGCGTCCACGGATCGGTCGGGTGGTTCGGCACCATCTTGCACAGGCGATCGACCTGTCCGTAGCGCATCTGCAGGATCCGACCGCAATCGCGCAGCACCGCGCGCGCTTTCATCTTTCCGAAGGTGATGATCTGCGCGACGTGATCGGCGCCGTATTTCTGCTGTACATAGCGGATCACCTCGCCGCGCCGCGTTTCGCAGAAATCGATATCGAAGTCGGGCATGGAAACGCGCTCGGGATTGAGGAAACGCTCGAACAGCAATCCCAGCTTGATCGGATCGAGATCGGTGATCGTCAGCGCCCAGGCGACGATCGAGCCTGCGCCCGAGCCGCGCCCCGGCCCCACCGGGATGCCCTGTTCCTTGGCCCACTGGATGAAGTCGGCAACGATCAGGAAGTAGCCGGGGAACCCCATATTGACGATGATCTCGATTTCGTAATCGAGCCGGTCGAAATATTCCTTGCGCTGCTCCTCGGTGAGATCTTCGTACGGCTCGAGCCGGGCCTCCAGGCCCTTGCGCGACAATTCGGCCAGCATCTTCGCCTCGCCCTCGAGATCGCCTGCAAGGCTCGGCAGGATCGGATCGCGATAGGGCGGCGCGTAGGCGCAGCGTTGAGCGATGACGAGCGTGTTCCGGATCGCCTCGGGAATGTCCGCGAACAGCTCCTCCATCATGCTCGCCGATTTGACGTAGCTCTGCCGGTTGGTGCGCGGGCGGTCCTCGTTCTCGATATAGGTCGAGTTGGCGATGCACAGCATGGCGTCATGCGCCTTGTGCATGTGCGGCTCGGCGAAGTTGGCCGGATTGGTCGCGACCATCGGCAGGTCGCGCACATATGCCAGGTCGATCAACGCCTCTTCAGCGCGCTCGCATACCGGATCGCCGCCGCGCGCCAGCTCAACGTATAGCCGGTTCGGAAACAGCGATTGGAGCCGGTCGCACATTGCCTCCGCCGCAGGGGCTTGCCCCTCGGCCAGCAGCCGCGTGAGCGCGCCTTCGCCCGCCCCCGTCAGCGCGATCAGGCCTTCGGTGTGTCCTTCAAGATCGGCCAGTTGCACATGGGGTTCGAGCTCCAGAGGGCGTTCGAGGTGCGCCTTGGAGACGAGATGACACAAATTGTCGTAGCCCGCCTCGTCCTGCGCGTAGAGCGGCAGGTAGTCGACTTGCTTGCCCTCTTCGTCGCGTGCCACACCTAGCAGCGTCCCGATGATGGGTTGCACGCCCTCGCCCTTGCAGCCGCCCGCAAACATGACCGCGCCATAAAGCCCGTTGCGGTCGCAAATCGCGATGGCCGGAAAGCCGCGCTCCTTCGCAAGCTTGGCAATCGCCTTGGGATCGATGGCTCCCTCGAGCATCGAATAGGACGAAAGCACGCGCAAGGGAACGAAGGGCGAAAACGGCATGCCTAACAGTTACGCCGTGACTTCGTGCATTCAAGTTGGAGCCGGCGGCGATTGGGGATAAGCCGGGGGAATAATCGAGCCGGTTGAGAGAGAAGCAATGACGGACATGATCGAAGTCGAAAACGTCAACACTCCCGGGAAAACCAGCCGGGTCAATACTGCCAAGTATACGGCCATGCGCTCCGCTTTGGAAAAGGCGCTGCCGAAAAGTTCGCCGGGGCTGACGCAAGGTGAAGCCCGGGAAGCGGTCAAACCCCACCTTCCCGAAGACCTGTTTCCCGGAGGTAGCACCAGCGGATGGTGGGCAAAGACCGTTCAACTTGACCTCGAGGCCAAGGGCGAGCTGGTGCGCGAGCCGACCAAGCCGCTCCGCTGGCACTGGAAATAGCGAGCCTCAGAGCAGCTTTTCGATATCCTTCGCGATCCGCTCGGGCGTGTCCTGCGGGCCGTAACGCTTCACGACATTGCCTTCGCGGTCGATGAGGAACTTGGTGAAGTTCCACTTGATCGAGGACGAACCCATCAACCCCTTTTTCTCGTTCTTGAGCCAATCGAACAGCGGCGAGGCATTGGGGCCGTTCACCTCCACCTTTTCCATCAGCGGAAAGGTAACACCGAAATTGACCTTGCAGAATTCGGCAATCTCGTCGGCGTCGCCCGGCTCTTGCCCGCCAAACTGGTTGCAGGGGAAGCCAAGCACCTCGAAATCCTTGTCCTTGAACTTCTGGTAGAGTTTCTCGAGGCCGTCATATTGAGGGGTAAAGCCGCACTTGCTCGCGGTGTTCACCACCAGCAGAACCTTGCCCTTCTTTGCGGCGAGATCGAGTTCCTCCCCGCGATTGGTGGTGACGGTGAAATCGGCGATTGTTGTCATTCGGATACGTCCTGTTTGGGGCGATAGATAAAGTCGAAGCTCGTCTGCCACGAAACACCGTGATCCGTCGAGGCCTCTCCAAACTGTCGGACGCTTCCATCCTCGTTTTTGGTGTAGGTCATACGAACGAGCGTATGCGGAGCCTGCGCGCTGGGCCAATTGCCGGTCAGCACCATTCTGTCTCCTGTCACGCCGCCTGCGAATTCCACGGCGCCGGGGGACGAGCCGACCCATTTCTGCTGCCATTGCCCCGTTGTCCCGTCATAGTGGTTCAGGCTCGTCCCGCCCCGGCCGTTCAGCGGCATCCAGCTCTCGATCACCGCGCAGCCATTATGCTTGCGCTCGATCCGACTGTCGGCGACCTTGCTGTCCTGGCCGTTGGGATAGACGTCCCACTCGCCGACCCAGAAATCGAAGCCGGCGTGCGCTTCACTGTCGCATCCGGGCGTCGAAGGCGGTGCGGCAGGTGCTTGCGAAGTCGATTGCAAGGCAAGCACGAATGGCGTGATAAACATGAAAAAGCCCTCCCGTTGCGAATCCGGCAGAAACTAAACGGG
The Erythrobacter sp. THAF29 DNA segment above includes these coding regions:
- a CDS encoding pyrophosphate--fructose-6-phosphate 1-phosphotransferase; the encoded protein is MPVKTVAMLTAGGLAPCLSSAVGGLIECYTAVAPDIRIIAYRNGYAGLLTGNWVEASPQVRADAGRLHAFGGSPIGNSRVKLTNVEDCEKRGLVQPGEDPLKVAAEQLTRDGVDILHTIGGDDTNTAAADLAAYLHANGYPLTVVGLPKTIDNDVIPIRQTLGAWTAAEQGAIFARNIIAEHSANPRMLIVHEVMGRNCGWLTAATAHAHHEWVKTAPFAEWVDNAAARWDVHGVYVPERSFELTREVDRLSAIMDEQDGVNLFISEGAGSREIVSVMEEAGEEVPRDAFGHVKLDKINPGKWFADRFASELGAEKVLVQKSGYFSRSAPANAADLDLIRACTEHAVEAALGGHSGVVGQDEDRGGELRVIEFDRIKGGKAFDVSAPWFTGLLAELGQE
- a CDS encoding DUF1330 domain-containing protein, whose protein sequence is MSEVYIDPSPANFQAFKDLPRDEPIHMLNLLLYRDLAEYPEGHEHHGNGWSGRRAYEEYGKTSGPIFARVGGSIVWRGAFQTMVTGPDDKIWHDGFVAQYPNSGAFFEMIKDPEYQKAVVNRTAALTDSRLIRFKPGEAAGGFG
- a CDS encoding long-chain fatty acid--CoA ligase; this encodes MTAGKLGAMQEFSMRITSVIDHAARESGPREIVTRWADGSETRTNWAGIRADALKMAQALQKLGVKPGERVASLAMNHSRHLVSWYGVAGMGGVLHTVNPRLFDDQLEYIVNHAEDKVLLYDAAFQPIVDKMKARWNTVEHYICYDSGEYSPAFEDWIGAEDGDFEWVTGPETDPCMICYTSGTTGNPKGVQYEHRSTVLHALAGLQPAAFNFSSASVMLPVVPMFHAASWGLPYAGAMAGIKFVFSAVNDPAVLHELMLREKVTDSAGVPTVWLAHFQYCDANNLDLPPLKAATIGGSACPRFMIERLMKNGTRVQHAWGMTETSPIGTVGGPTWDWDELSFEEKVDKTAMQGRPIFGVELRTVDLDDMVTELPRDGKTSGALQIRGPWIIKRYFKAEEDAVNNEGWFDTGDVGIIHPDGTLQLTDRTKDVIKSGGEWISSVELENAAVGHPAVAEAACVGMPHPKWDERPVLFVVKKEGAEVTAEEIIEHLKPQVAKWWLPDAVEFVDDIPHTATGKISKKDLRDRFADYKLEAAE
- the dnaE gene encoding DNA polymerase III subunit alpha → MPFSPFVPLRVLSSYSMLEGAIDPKAIAKLAKERGFPAIAICDRNGLYGAVMFAGGCKGEGVQPIIGTLLGVARDEEGKQVDYLPLYAQDEAGYDNLCHLVSKAHLERPLELEPHVQLADLEGHTEGLIALTGAGEGALTRLLAEGQAPAAEAMCDRLQSLFPNRLYVELARGGDPVCERAEEALIDLAYVRDLPMVATNPANFAEPHMHKAHDAMLCIANSTYIENEDRPRTNRQSYVKSASMMEELFADIPEAIRNTLVIAQRCAYAPPYRDPILPSLAGDLEGEAKMLAELSRKGLEARLEPYEDLTEEQRKEYFDRLDYEIEIIVNMGFPGYFLIVADFIQWAKEQGIPVGPGRGSGAGSIVAWALTITDLDPIKLGLLFERFLNPERVSMPDFDIDFCETRRGEVIRYVQQKYGADHVAQIITFGKMKARAVLRDCGRILQMRYGQVDRLCKMVPNHPTDPWTLPRALNGAADFKNEYDNDNEVKRLVDLAMELEGLPRNSSTHAAGVVIGDRPLSQLVPLYRDPRSDMPVTQYDMKNVESSGLVKFDFLGLKTLSVLRKAVDLLELRGIGIDLGALPLDDKAVYDLMQDGNTVGVFQLESEGMRRTLKAVKPSNFGDIIALVSLYRPGPMDNIPLFGQRKAGEVPIEYPHPKLEGILAETYGIFVYQEQVMQAAQILAGYSLGDADLLRRAMGKKVQAEMDAQRQRFVDGCREVSGIEAKQANELFDLIDKFAGYGFNKSHAAAYALLAYQTAWLKAHYPEEFYAASMCFDLHQSEKLSVFVDDARRYKPPSAKESEGGIEVLPPDVNASEARFTVEQTDHGYAVRYALAGIRNVGEKAMEAIVAEREANGPFESLKDFFERLPQGSMNRRQLDGLICAGALDGLEPDRALLFANADLLLATADAAMRERSSGQGGLFGGEDAPEDSLRLQPTEPWSRTEQMAKERENFGFYFSAHPVQQYRDVASARGARTYQSLMEAGAPAGGRGSAVMAVMVEGMSKARTRRGGEFVRADFSDASGQFSAACFEESLVGEFERWAAEGTCLLLNVELDSPNPGEPPRLTVRGATPLASVSGSTPMLLRADILSIQALKEMKLELATGEDAPGEVMVRLILGTDEEAMVRLGRNFILDGDLAERIADIEGIERVELVPVRGRASLRLVA
- a CDS encoding glutathione peroxidase; its protein translation is MTTIADFTVTTNRGEELDLAAKKGKVLLVVNTASKCGFTPQYDGLEKLYQKFKDKDFEVLGFPCNQFGGQEPGDADEIAEFCKVNFGVTFPLMEKVEVNGPNASPLFDWLKNEKKGLMGSSSIKWNFTKFLIDREGNVVKRYGPQDTPERIAKDIEKLL